In Snodgrassella alvi wkB2, the DNA window GGGTAGCATTGCGGTCACCCAGCATAAAGTATTTAATTTTGGCAATTGTGTCAGAAGCATCGTGCCATGCTTTATGAGTAAAATGAGTATCGGTAGAAACAGAGTAAACTTCTACGCCCAGTTTCTGCAATTCTTCATAGTGGTCAGCCAGATCACCTAATTCAGTAGGACAAACAAAAGTAAAATCTGCCGGATAGAAAAAGAATATAGACCATTTACCTTTTACGTCAGCATCACTGATGTCTACAAATTTACCATTATGAAAGGCAGTGGTATTGAACGGTTTGATTTCAGTGTTAACATTAGCAACCATGAAATATCTCCTTGAATGTACAGGTTGAATTAATCGATGGATGTATAGTACACAAATTTACTCAATAAATATAATCAAATGATTTTATGTAATCGATAGTTTTTATTTTTCATAAAAAACAATGTATTATATTTTCAGGATTATAAAAATAACTTACAAACCAGATAAATACACTAAATTCATATATAAAAACTATTATAAACAGCCATTAGCTGTATGGGAGTTACTCTGCCAAAATCTAAAATTGTTGTAACTAAACCGGTCACAGCTTGTATGCTGCACATTACTGATATTTGCCCTGTGCATTTATCAAGATTAATATACAGATTATCATAAAAAAAGAAGTCAAATTAAGATTGATACCGGCAAAAAATTTTTTCACTTTTTAGTTTCAGTTTAATTCTGCTACTGAATATTTGCAGGTGATGTATGGTATGAAAACACATATTCTGCAATTGATAATATTTATACTGGTACTCATATGGTCTGCTTATCAGCCGCATGACTACCCTACCTGGTGGCTTGAAGTTTTTCCGGCATTGCTAGGATTGATACTTCTTGTATTCACCTATTCCCGTTTTCGTTTCAGTCAGCTTATGTACTGGGTAGTTTTAGTTCATGCAATTATATTACTGATTGGCGGACATTACACTTATGCCGAAGAGCCGGTATTTAATTATCTACGCGGTGTATTTGGCTGGACACGTAATAATTACGATAAGCTTGGACATTTTTTTCAGGGTTTTTCACCAGCTATTATAGCCAGTGAATTACTATGGAGATTACAAATTGTACGCTACCGCGGCTGGGTGATATTTTTGAGTGGTTGTGTCTGCATGACGATTAGCGCCATATACGAATTGTTTGAGTGGCTGGTAGCCATACTGAGTAATCAGGAAGCTGTCACTTTTCTTGGCACACAGGGCGATGTATGGGATACACAGAAAGATATGCTTTGGTGTCTGATAGGTTGCAGCACCATGCTTATCTATCTTTATTTTAGTAAACGGCACTTACGGAGACCATCACGTTAAAACCGCAGTTACCATTACAAGTAAAAATCAGATCGGATCCAACTGATAACAGCAAAGTATCTGATTAGTCTTGCATGGCAGCTTTGACTAAAGCTGCCATCTCTTAAAGCTCAGGTAATCAGGCGGAAACAGATTGTGTTTTTTCCAGTTTGATTTTCAATTCTTTGATATCTTCTTCAAATATCATAATTACGCCCAGATAGGCCATACCAAACATCATAGCCGTAATGAATGAGCTGGCAATTGCCATGGTATTCATCCAGACCAGACCCACAGCAAATACCAGAAAACACAAAGCAAAT includes these proteins:
- the ahpC gene encoding alkyl hydroperoxide reductase subunit C, whose translation is MVANVNTEIKPFNTTAFHNGKFVDISDADVKGKWSIFFFYPADFTFVCPTELGDLADHYEELQKLGVEVYSVSTDTHFTHKAWHDASDTIAKIKYFMLGDRNATLTTNFGVLREGQGSADRATFLVDPQGIIQCVEVTAEGIGREASDLVRKVKAAQYVASHPGEVCPAKWKEGEKTLAPSLELVGKI
- a CDS encoding DUF2238 domain-containing protein, which produces MKTHILQLIIFILVLIWSAYQPHDYPTWWLEVFPALLGLILLVFTYSRFRFSQLMYWVVLVHAIILLIGGHYTYAEEPVFNYLRGVFGWTRNNYDKLGHFFQGFSPAIIASELLWRLQIVRYRGWVIFLSGCVCMTISAIYELFEWLVAILSNQEAVTFLGTQGDVWDTQKDMLWCLIGCSTMLIYLYFSKRHLRRPSR